In Takifugu flavidus isolate HTHZ2018 chromosome 13, ASM371156v2, whole genome shotgun sequence, the following are encoded in one genomic region:
- the rccd1 gene encoding RCC1 domain-containing protein 1 isoform X1, translating into MRWFGFGFNAFEQILPHDELNKEGLSEVKIIRPVELTSQGDGRDCKIRACWSRRTNLYFNSDSCVYVAGFGAVTESCGIVKESHGCKDVFVSESHLTLAFSDRLESWDLQKVEKTPTWSMELNKESSDSPLNLPLLPGGYIATKAPLYRSLSPHLKAKSVAVSAEHVMLLSATGAVYTWGLGSHGQLGHGVLTSEEKPRAVEALWGMPMVCVATGGWHSVCISDGGDLYVWGWNESGQLGLPSRSLRKTLPQQSSPKAGSSSTEETQEGDKHEEVFISIQAFPALLDVSPSCEIMAVSCGSRHTAAVTTTGDLYTCGWGDYGQLGHPTLKSTDEPQLVEFFKKQQMRVVDVVCGAWNTFVAVVEERVA; encoded by the exons ATGCGGTGGTTCGGGTTTGGTTTCAATGCGTTTGAGCAGATACTCCCTCACGACGAACTAAATAAAGAGGGGCTAAGTGAAGTAAAAATCATTAGACCAGTAGAGCTAACAAGTCAGGGGGATGGACGTGATTGTAAAATAAGAGCATGCTGGAGTCGAAGAAcaaatttatattttaata GTGACAGCTGTGTTTATGTAGCTGGATTTGGAGCAGTCACTGAATCCTGTGGTATTGTGAAGGAGAGCCATGGTTGCAAAGATGTCTTTGTCAGTGAATCCCACTTGACTCTTGCATTCTCAGACAGGCTTGAGTCCTGGGATCTGCAGAAGGTAGAGAAGACTCCAACGTGGAGTATGGAGTTAAATAAAGAGAGCTCTG ACTCTCCTTTGAATCTGCCCCTGCTGCCTGGAGGTTATATAGCCACTAAAGCCCCTCTCTACCGCTCTTTATCACCACATTTGAAAGCCAAGAGTGTAGCAGTGAGTGCAGAACATGTCATGCTCCTCAGTGCCACTGGAGCTGTGTACACCTGGGGACTGGGCAG TCATGGTCAGTTAGGGCATGGAGTTCTAACCTCGGAGGAGAAGCCCAGAGCAGTGGAGGCCTTGTGGGGGATGCCCATGGTCTGTGTAGCTACGGGAGGATGGCACTCCGTCTGCATTAGCG ATGGGGGCGACCTTTATGTGTGGGGCTGGAATGAAAGTGGTCAGCTGGGACTTCCGTCACGCAGTCTGAGAAAAACACTGCCTCAACAGAGCAGTCCGAAAGCAg GATCATCATCAACCGAAGAGACACAGGAAGGAGACAAACATGAGGAGGTGTTCATATCCATCCAGGCTTTCCCAGCACTGCTGGATGTTTCTCCATCATGTGAGATCATGGCCGTCAGCTGTGGCTCCCGCCACACAGCCGCCGTTACGA CCACAGGTGACCTCTACACCTGCGGCTGGG GGGACTACGGTCAACTTGGACACCCGACTTTGAAGAGTACAGATGAACCTCAGCTTGTTGAGTTCTTCAAGAAGCAGCAGATGCGAGTGGTTGATGTAGTGTGTGGGGCATGGAACACTTTCGTAGCTGTTGTCGAAGAGAGAGTGGCTTAA
- the LOC130536373 gene encoding calcium and integrin-binding protein 1-like, whose protein sequence is MGTTASQLGKDLLSEYQELTFLTKQEILLAHKRYTELLSNADLSKDLSNTRVPMEKIHTLPELKSNPFRKRICQVFSTSNPNDGSLSFEDFLDLLSAFSDSATMEIKSHYAFRIFDFDDDGTLDCGDLKNLVNCLTGETTDTQLTEDEMKQLIKNILEESDIDKDGTVNLSEFQHVISRSPDFVSSFKIVL, encoded by the exons ATGGGTACTACGGCAAGTCAACTCGGAAAGGATCTACTCTCAGAATATCAA GAGCTGACATTCCTGACGAAGCAAGAAATTCTTCT TGCTCACAAGAGATACACTGAACTGCTCTCAAACGCTGACCTTTCAAAAGATCTTTCCAATACCCGGGTGCCGATGGAAAAGATTCATACACTACCAGAGCTTAAG TCTAACCCTTTCCGGAAAAGGATCTGCCAAGTATTCTCAACATCTAACCCGAACGATGGGAGCCTGAGTTTTGAGGACTTTCTAGACCTTTTAAGTGCGTTCAGTGACTCTGCTACAATGGAAATCAAATCCCATTACGCATTTCGCATATTTG ACTTTGATGATGATGGAACTCTCGATTGTGGCGACCTGAAGAACCTGGTGAACTGCCTGACTGGCGAGACCACTGACACACAGCTAACAGAAGATGAAATGAAGCAGCTCATTAAAAAT ATTCTGGAAGAGTCAGACATTGACAAGGATGGAACTGTGAACCTCTCCGAGTTTCAACATGTCATTTCAAGGTCTCCGGACTTTGTCAG TTCTTTCAAGATTGTGCTGTGA
- the rccd1 gene encoding RCC1 domain-containing protein 1 isoform X2 codes for MRSDSCVYVAGFGAVTESCGIVKESHGCKDVFVSESHLTLAFSDRLESWDLQKVEKTPTWSMELNKESSDSPLNLPLLPGGYIATKAPLYRSLSPHLKAKSVAVSAEHVMLLSATGAVYTWGLGSHGQLGHGVLTSEEKPRAVEALWGMPMVCVATGGWHSVCISDGGDLYVWGWNESGQLGLPSRSLRKTLPQQSSPKAGSSSTEETQEGDKHEEVFISIQAFPALLDVSPSCEIMAVSCGSRHTAAVTTTGDLYTCGWGDYGQLGHPTLKSTDEPQLVEFFKKQQMRVVDVVCGAWNTFVAVVEERVA; via the exons ATGCGCA GTGACAGCTGTGTTTATGTAGCTGGATTTGGAGCAGTCACTGAATCCTGTGGTATTGTGAAGGAGAGCCATGGTTGCAAAGATGTCTTTGTCAGTGAATCCCACTTGACTCTTGCATTCTCAGACAGGCTTGAGTCCTGGGATCTGCAGAAGGTAGAGAAGACTCCAACGTGGAGTATGGAGTTAAATAAAGAGAGCTCTG ACTCTCCTTTGAATCTGCCCCTGCTGCCTGGAGGTTATATAGCCACTAAAGCCCCTCTCTACCGCTCTTTATCACCACATTTGAAAGCCAAGAGTGTAGCAGTGAGTGCAGAACATGTCATGCTCCTCAGTGCCACTGGAGCTGTGTACACCTGGGGACTGGGCAG TCATGGTCAGTTAGGGCATGGAGTTCTAACCTCGGAGGAGAAGCCCAGAGCAGTGGAGGCCTTGTGGGGGATGCCCATGGTCTGTGTAGCTACGGGAGGATGGCACTCCGTCTGCATTAGCG ATGGGGGCGACCTTTATGTGTGGGGCTGGAATGAAAGTGGTCAGCTGGGACTTCCGTCACGCAGTCTGAGAAAAACACTGCCTCAACAGAGCAGTCCGAAAGCAg GATCATCATCAACCGAAGAGACACAGGAAGGAGACAAACATGAGGAGGTGTTCATATCCATCCAGGCTTTCCCAGCACTGCTGGATGTTTCTCCATCATGTGAGATCATGGCCGTCAGCTGTGGCTCCCGCCACACAGCCGCCGTTACGA CCACAGGTGACCTCTACACCTGCGGCTGGG GGGACTACGGTCAACTTGGACACCCGACTTTGAAGAGTACAGATGAACCTCAGCTTGTTGAGTTCTTCAAGAAGCAGCAGATGCGAGTGGTTGATGTAGTGTGTGGGGCATGGAACACTTTCGTAGCTGTTGTCGAAGAGAGAGTGGCTTAA